One stretch of Arthrobacter polaris DNA includes these proteins:
- the hisN gene encoding histidinol-phosphatase, translating to MTTPPQTYNDDLRLAHVLADSVDSLTMSRFKALDLAVETKPDLTPVTDADKAAEESIRSQLSRVRPRDAVLGEEFGSSGHGSRRWIIDPIDGTKNFVRGVPVWATLIALVDEGVPVVGLVSAPALGKRWWAAQGTGAYMGKSLAAATRIRVSNVAELKDASLSYSSLSGWAERGNRDEFISLTDDVWRTRAYGXFWSYCMVAEGSVDIACEPELNLYDMAALVPIVTEAGGRFTSLEGAEGPFGGNALATNSILHTEVLQRLNPNWDDLLS from the coding sequence ATGACGACCCCACCCCAGACGTATAACGATGATCTCCGCCTGGCTCATGTCCTGGCCGACAGCGTGGACTCCCTCACCATGTCCCGTTTCAAGGCACTTGACTTGGCCGTTGAGACGAAGCCTGATCTGACACCCGTGACCGACGCAGACAAGGCAGCCGAGGAATCAATTCGCAGCCAGCTTTCCCGGGTTCGNCCCCGCGATGCAGTACTAGGAGAAGAGTTTGGCAGCAGCGGGCACGGCTCTCGCCGTTGGATCATCGACCCCATCGACGGCACGAAGAACTTTGTCCGTGGCGTCCCGGTGTGGGCCACCTTGATCGCACTGGTCGATGAGGGCGTTCCGGTGGTTGGCCTCGTCAGTGCACCGGCTTTGGGCAAGCGCTGGTGGGCTGCGCAGGGAACCGGCGCCTACATGGGCAAGTCACTCGCCGCGGCTACACGCATCCGCGTCTCCAACGTGGCTGAGCTCAAGGATGCCTCCCTGTCCTACTCTTCGCTAAGCGGCTGGGCTGAACGTGGCAATCGTGACGAGTTCATTTCGCTCACCGACGATGTGTGGCGCACCCGAGCTTACGGGGANTTTTGGTCCTATTGCATGGTTGCTGAAGGCAGTGTCGACATCGCTTGTGAGCCTGAGTTGAACCTGTACGACATGGCCGCGCTGGTTCCCATCGTCACCGAAGCTGGTGGGCGATTCACCTCGTTGGAGGGCGCAGAAGGGCCCTTCGGCGGCAACGCACTTGCCACCAACTCCATCTTGCACACCGAAGTTCTACAGCGTCTAAACCCGAATTGGGATGACCTGTTGAGCTAG
- a CDS encoding DUF4193 domain-containing protein: MATDYDAPRNKDEDHETESLQALQVQRGGAQTAHIDVEDSDTAEGTDLPGADLSNEELIIQVIPAQDDEFTCSSCFLVRHRSQVAREKNGMLFCKDCEG; the protein is encoded by the coding sequence ATGGCAACGGATTACGACGCACCCCGCAACAAGGACGAAGACCACGAGACAGAGTCGCTTCAGGCACTCCAGGTACAGCGTGGCGGTGCACAGACGGCGCATATTGACGTCGAAGATTCAGACACAGCAGAAGGCACTGACTTACCAGGTGCCGACCTCTCCAACGAGGAACTCATCATCCAGGTCATTCCGGCCCAGGACGATGAATTCACGTGTTCCTCATGTTTCTTGGTCCGCCACCGCAGCCAAGTTGCGCGTGAAAAGAACGGCATGCTCTTCTGCAAAGACTGCGAAGGCTAA
- a CDS encoding Nramp family divalent metal transporter produces the protein MAVLDTIKAKPRRRSRSGLLLLLGPAFVAAIAYVDPGNVAANLTSGATYGYLLVWVLVAANVMAMLVQYQSAKLGVVTGKSLPEHLGQRYRTRTRRLYWAQAEIVAMATDLAEVVGGAIALHLLFSVPLPVGGLIVGIASMGLLSVQNRHGQRHFETVIIFLLVIITIGFLAGLVLSPPDPAGVAGGLIPRFEGTRSIVLAAGMLGATVMPHAIYLHSQLAKDRHPDARSTPAKLRRVIKATRIDVILALVLAGAVNIGMLLLAAATLGGVSGTDSIEGAHAAIVNSLGPVIGVVFAVGLLASGLASTSVGAYAGATIMNGLLKVRIPLQARRVASLIPAIILLSVGVDPTWALIVSQIVLSFGIPFALIPLLRLTASKEIMGEHRDGLPLRLAALVSVILIVALNALLLWLTFTGQA, from the coding sequence ATGGCTGTGCTCGATACGATTAAAGCGAAACCACGGCGGCGCTCACGAAGCGGGTTACTTCTGCTGCTGGGACCTGCCTTTGTGGCGGCCATTGCCTATGTGGACCCGGGCAATGTTGCAGCAAACCTCACCTCGGGCGCCACCTATGGTTATCTGCTGGTCTGGGTTTTAGTGGCCGCCAATGTCATGGCCATGCTGGTCCAGTACCAATCGGCCAAACTTGGTGTGGTGACGGGCAAGTCCCTGCCAGAGCATTTGGGCCAGCGGTATAGAACCCGTACTCGACGTCTGTATTGGGCCCAGGCAGAGATTGTCGCCATGGCTACCGATCTGGCGGAGGTGGTTGGCGGGGCCATTGCGCTTCATCTACTCTTTTCGGTCCCGCTNCCTGTGGGCGGCCTCATTGTGGGTATAGCCTCCATGGGGCTGCTGAGCGTACAAAACCGTCACGGCCAAAGGCACTTTGAGACTGTCATTATTTTCTTGCTGGTGATCATCACCATCGGATTTCTTGCCGGTTTGGTGCTCAGCCCGCCGGATCCGGCGGGAGTGGCTGGTGGGCTGATTCCGCGCTTCGAAGGCACCCGATCCATTGTGCTGGCTGCCGGGATGCTCGGTGCCACCGTCATGCCACACGCCATCTATCTACACTCGCAGCTGGCCAAGGACCGCCATCCTGACGCTCGCAGCACACCCGCCAAGCTGCGCCGGGTCATCAAGGCCACGCGCATAGATGTGATTCTGGCACTGGTGCTTGCTGGCGCCGTCAACATCGGCATGCTCCTGCTGGCCGCTGCAACATTGGGCGGAGTATCCGGGACCGATTCCATCGAAGGCGCCCACGCAGCCATCGTCAACAGCCTAGGCCCGGTGATCGGCGTCGTCTTCGCCGTGGGTCTGCTGGCCTCAGGCCTGGCATCCACCTCTGTGGGTGCCTACGCAGGCGCCACCATCATGAACGGGTTGCTGAAGGTGCGTATCCCGCTTCAGGCACGGCGCGTGGCCAGCCTCATCCCGGCGATCATCTTACTGTCGGTGGGTGTGGACCCCACATGGGCGCTGATCGTCAGCCAGATCGTGCTGAGCTTCGGGATCCCCTTTGCCCTCATTCCGCTCCTGCGCCTGACAGCAAGTAAAGAGATTATGGGCGAGCATAGAGATGGGCTTCCACTGCGCTTAGCGGCACTTGTCAGCGTCATCCTCATCGTGGCGTTGAACGCCCTCCTGTTGTGGCTGACCTTCACCGGTCAGGCATAA
- a CDS encoding metal-dependent transcriptional regulator gives MKLSATSSSIEDYVKVIYAYTGWQDKPITSSALAIRLGVANSSVSEMVRKLKDQGLVDHQPYSPIHLTAQGLTLALSMVRRHRLLESYLVSELGYSWDEVHDEAEQLEHAVSEHFIERMSAKLGHPTRDPHGDPIPDAQGRITMAPSHRLDELDTGHTGRVSRISDHDPALLRHLETLGIGLDTALSVLGRLPFGAGFAIRLLNSAHDGGPLTLGDEVAASLWLASVGSHPECTVQELTGGSLMSPHSISH, from the coding sequence GTGAAACTCTCAGCCACCTCTTCCAGCATCGAAGACTACGTCAAAGTCATTTATGCCTACACNGGGTGGCAAGACAAACCCATCACGTCCTCTGCCCTTGCCATCCGATTAGGTGTGGCCAATTCCTCGGTGTCAGAGATGGTGCGCAAGCTCAAGGACCAAGGTTTGGTGGACCACCAGCCGTACTCNCCCATCCACTTGACAGCACAAGGCCTGACACTGGCATTGTCCATGGTGCGCCGGCACAGGCTCCTTGAAAGCTACCTGGTCAGCGAGCTTGGCTACTCTTGGGATGAGGTCCACGACGAGGCCGAGCAGCTTGAACACGCTGTTTCCGAGCACTTCATTGAACGTATGAGCGCCAAATTGGGCCACCCAACCCGCGATCCCCACGGGGACCCCATCCCCGACGCACAAGGCCGCATCACCATGGCACCCTCGCACCGCCTCGACGAGCTCGACACCGGTCACACCGGGCGCGTGAGCCGCATCAGCGACCACGACCCCGCGCTCCTGCGCCACCTCGAAACCCTTGGCATCGGCCTTGACACGGCGCTGAGCGTTCTGGGCAGGCTCCCCTTTGGCGCCGGCTTCGCGATCCGCCTACTTAATTCCGCGCACGACGGCGGCCCCTTAACTTTGGGCGATGAGGTTGCAGCCTCGCTGTGGCTGGCCTCGGTGGGCTCACATCCAGAGTGCACCGTGCAGGAGCTCACCGGCGGCTCCTTGATGAGCCCGCACAGCATTTCCCACTGA
- a CDS encoding class I SAM-dependent methyltransferase — MAGTSGPVFDAQRRKHLAGAFLAGGDHYHKVRPGYPSESLQWLVENAAHPIRDVLDVGAGTGKYTQLLAAHNWSLTAVDPSADMLAQLAGELPAASTVVGTAEHLELQDSSMDLAVVAQAWHWCDPWAASTEIARVLRPGGSLGLIWNQLDVRTPWVHRLARIMHAGDVHKPDFHPVIGEEFAPAEPHLTAWSQTLTPEEIMELAKSRSYYLKASQEVRAKVMKNLQWYLFEHLNHLPGQDLQLPYLTQTWRTRKL; from the coding sequence ATGGCAGGTACCAGCGGACCGGTCTTCGACGCGCAACGGCGTAAACACTTGGCTGGCGCGTTCCTGGCAGGAGGCGATCATTACCACAAGGTCCGCCCCGGCTACCCTAGCGAGTCTCTTCAATGGCTGGTAGAAAATGCAGCGCACCCCATCCGTGACGTTCTGGATGTGGGTGCCGGTACGGGAAAATACACGCAGTTACTGGCGGCACATAACTGGAGCTTGACCGCCGTGGATCCTTCAGCAGACATGCTAGCCCAGCTGGCCGGGGAGCTTCCGGCGGCCAGCACGGTGGTGGGGACCGCCGAGCACTTGGAACTGCAGGACTCCTCCATGGACTTAGCGGTGGTGGCGCAAGCGTGGCACTGGTGCGATCCCTGGGCCGCGAGTACCGAAATTGCCCGGGTGCTCCGTCCGGGAGGATCTCTGGGGCTGATCTGGAACCAGCTCGACGTNCGGACACCCTGGGTTCACCGGCTGGCCCGGATCATGCATGCTGGCGATGTCCACAAGCCTGACTTCCATCCGGTGATCGGTGAAGAATTCGCGCCGGCAGAGCCCCACCTCACTGCGTGGAGCCAGACACTGACGCCGGAGGAGATCATGGAGCTGGCTAAATCGCGCAGCTACTACCTCAAAGCCTCGCAGGAGGTGCGTGCCAAGGTCATGAAAAATCTGCAGTGGTACTTGTTCGAGCATTTGAACCATCTGCCCGGGCAGGACCTTCAGCTGCCTTACCTCACCCAGACGTGGCGCACCAGGAAGCTCTGA
- a CDS encoding AMP-binding protein → MTERVQELLDTFAVPGANAGELXCDRHPAGNTAFTVIAADLSFTDISYGELREKSTQFAAAXTSLGVKRGDHVATLMAKSAELVIALLGIWRLGAVDVPLFTAFAHDAIDFRLQASGARLVICDADQRRKLMPXGEVPTDASRLVIVARGEAFGYDXSLAEMVAGTGAFASDEFASDELASCGSVAVGGDSPLVQLFTSGTTGTPKGVTIPLSAVASFVGYHRFGLDVRDDDVFWNVADPGWAYGLYFALLAPMAAGNRSLLLSAGFSPELIWAVMAELGVTNFAAAPTLYRALRAGSTAGQSHMLRRASSAGEPLTPDVIEWGRDVFGLEVRDHYGQTELGMVAGNAWAQELQEPLRPGSMGEPLPGWSVNVLAQDSKELASDGESGRIAVNVPNSKFMWFTAYVGAPERTSERYSADGQWYITGDAGRRDEDGYIYFSSRDDDVIIMAGYRIGPFDVESVLVTHPGVSEAAVIGTXDDIRGEVLEAFVVLREPHAASEALAGELQQLVKTRFAAHAYPRRIHFVGELPKTPSGKVQRFILRQDRAAMKDIN, encoded by the coding sequence ATGACAGAACGGGTTCAGGAACTCTTGGACACCTTTGCGGTGCCTGGGGCCAACGCTGGCGAACTTNTATGTGACAGGCACCCCGCGGGCAATACGGCCTTTACGGTCATTGCCGCTGACCTGAGCTTCACCGATATCAGCTACGGCGAGCTGCGGGAGAAATCCACGCAGTTCGCCGCTGCTNTAACATCCTTGGGTGTTAAACGTGGCGATCATGTGGCCACTTTGATGGCCAAGTCAGCCGAGCTTGTCATTGCGCTGCTGGGCATCTGGCGCCTTGGTGCAGTGGATGTGCCTCTCTTTACCGCTTTCGCCCACGACGCCATTGACTTCAGGCTCCAAGCTAGCGGTGCGCGCTTAGTGATTTGCGACGCCGACCAGCGCCGCAAGCTGATGCCCNCGGGCGAGGTTCCCACCGATGCCTCACGGTTGGTGATTGTGGCCCGCGGCGAGGCTTTCGGCTACGATCNNTCGCTGGCGGAGATGGTGGCGGGCACGGGCGCGTTTGCTTCCGATGAGTTTGCTTCCGATGAGCTAGCTTCCTGCGGATCGGTTGCCGTAGGTGGCGACAGTCCACTGGTGCAGCTGTTTACCTCCGGGACCACCGGGACACCCAAAGGTGTGACTATTCCATTGAGCGCAGTGGCGTCCTTTGTTGGCTACCACCGTTTTGGCTTGGATGTCCGTGATGATGACGTGTTTTGGAACGTTGCGGACCCTGGCTGGGCTTATGGACTGTACTTTGCCCTGCTGGCGCCCATGGCGGCGGGGAACCGTTCCCTGCTCCTTAGCGCCGGATTTAGCCCGGAATTGATCTGGGCCGTCATGGCTGAGCTCGGTGTCACCAACTTTGCCGCCGCGCCCACCCTCTACCGTGCTTTGCGGGCAGGATCAACTGCTGGCCAGAGCCACATGCTGCGCAGGGCTTCAAGTGCCGGGGAACCGCTGACCCCTGATGTTATCGAATGGGGCCGCGACGTCTTTGGCCTGGAAGTCAGGGACCATTACGGCCAAACCGAACTCGGCATGGTTGCCGGGAATGCGTGGGCGCAGGAACTACAAGAGCCCTTGCGGCCAGGGTCCATGGGAGAGCCGCTGCCGGGGTGGAGCGTGAACGTACTGGCCCAGGACAGCAAAGAACTTGCCTCCGATGGTGAATCCGGACGAATTGCCGTCAACGTGCCCAACAGTAAATTCATGTGGTTCACGGCCTACGTGGGTGCCCCTGAAAGGACCAGCGAACGTTACAGTGCCGACGGCCAGTGGTACATCACAGGGGACGCGGGGCGCCGGGATGAAGACGGCTACATCTATTTTTCCTCCCGTGATGACGATGTGATCATCATGGCTGGCTACCGTATTGGTCCCTTTGATGTGGAATCGGTGTTAGTGACCCATCCGGGCGTTTCTGAAGCCGCTGTCATTGGCACCNCCGATGACATTCGTGGTGAAGTTCTTGAAGCCTTTGTTGTGCTGCGCGAGCCTCATGCCGCCTCGGAGGCGCTGGCTGGCGAACTGCAACAACTGGTGAAAACCCGCTTTGCCGCACACGCCTACCCTCGGCGTATTCACTTTGTTGGCGAACTTCCCAAAACGCCCAGCGGAAAAGTTCAGCGGTTTATTCTGCGCCAGGATCGTGCCGCCATGAAGGATATCAACTAA